A window of Pectinophora gossypiella chromosome 12, ilPecGoss1.1, whole genome shotgun sequence contains these coding sequences:
- the LOC126371512 gene encoding regucalcin-like, with the protein MGVQVQKITEPLVLGEGPHWDEKQQALYFVSIVEHSIHKYVPSTGTHTKTKLDGRVGFIVPVEGTSDQFVVGVERKFLVVQWDGEDGTPARVVRQLADVDPEYPRNRINDGKADPRGRLFAGTMGHEEPIGTVDKKKGSLFRLDGAKIKTLCSGIDISNGLAWDLKRKTFYYTDSLEENIRQYDYDVETGEISNMKYIFDFKANKIEGVPDGTTIDTDGNLWVAVFNGSCILKIDPTSGELLQKVPIPAKQVTSATFGGPNYDIMFVTSASLDDEQKPPCGATFMVTGLGVKGLPNVNFKL; encoded by the exons ATGGGAGTACAAGTGCAGAAGATCACAGAGCCCCTGGTGCTGGGCGAGGGTCCACACTGGGATGAGAAGCAGCAGGCTCTGTACTTCGTCAGCATTGTGGAACATTCCATCCACAAGTATGTGCCATCCACGGGAACACATACAAAGACCAAACTTG ATGGTCGAGTGGGGTTCATAGTGCCAGTGGAGGGCACGAGCGACCAGTTCGTGGTGGGAGTGGAGCGCAAGTTCCTGGTGGTGCAGTGGGACGGTGAGGACGGGACTCCAGCGCGCGTGGTGCGGCAGCTGGCTGATGTGGACCCGGAGTATCCCAGGAACAGGATCAATGATGGCAAGGCCGATCCCCGCGGGAGGTTGTTTGCAG GTACTATGGGCCATGAGGAGCCAATCGGCACGGTGGACAAGAAGAAAGGCTCGCTGTTCCGCCTCGACGGGGCCAAGATAAAGACGCTGTGCAGTGGAATCGACATCTCCAATGGGCTGGCCTGGGACCTCAAGAGGAAGACCTTCTACTACACCGACTCGCTCGAGGAAAATATCAGGCAGTACGACTATGATGTGGAGACTGGAGAGATTT CTAACATGAAATACATATTCGACTTCAAAGCCAACAAGATCGAGGGCGTCCCCGACGGAACGACCATAGACACTGACGGCAACCTGTGGGTAGCAGTTTTTAACGGATCTTGCATCTTGAAGATCGACCCCACTTCTGGCGAACTGCTGCAAAAGGTCCCCATTCCCGCAAAACAAGTGACTTCCGCTACATTTGGAGGTCCCAATTATGATATAATGTTCGTAACTTCGGCTAGTCTGGATGATGAGCAAAAGCCGCCGTGTGGCGCCACCTTTATGGTGACGGGTTTGGGAGTGAAGGGACTGCCTAATGTTAACTTCAAATTGTAA